The Cryptococcus deuterogattii R265 chromosome 3, complete sequence genome has a segment encoding these proteins:
- a CDS encoding glycosyl hydrolase has translation MLALSLAFALTVTLLCPVLVAAHGQLSWVQIGSGPKYPAWTLDDYYTALYRESDPVWGALPETRYTRKTDRLDLGFADIFSKSIATGGYEVCKRFDEMSPVGSIHAKAGDLVTVQWSDWPTGHPGPIGEWMAKCPYDSCTQVDATTLEWFCIAQHNYDADTKKWPTEILTELQDRQWTFTLPTDLPSGAYLIRHELIALHNSTGPTPDLVSSPQHYPIGIEIILESSGTTLPTLTCKFPGCFSHDDYEWHHSIWDDGWQGLLVNWEFPGIAVYPGGYTTGVVNGASAAARHKTSSSSSSSSPSSSSSVASSDDASGSTASSGVVADNASTTNPPSSSSINAVSAMAPGKKTCKRKKRSNTAGRKRHIQRSRVAHFDRH, from the exons ATGCTTGCCCTCTCCCTCGCCTTCGCCCTCACCGTCACCCTCCTTTGCCCCGTCTTAGTCGCCGCCCACGGCCAGCTTTCCTGGGTCCAGATCGGTTCAGGCCCGAAATACCCCGCTTGGACTCTTGATGACTATTACACTGCCTTGTACCGCGAGTCTG ACCCCGTCTGGGGGGCACTTCCTGAAACAAGGTACACG AGAAAGACAGATAGACTCGACCTTGGGTTCGCCGATATCTTTAGTAAATCCATCGCCACAGGCGGCTATGAGGTTTGCAAAAGGTTTGATGAAATGAGTCCTGTTGGAAGCATCCATGCCAAAGCTGGTGACTTGGTCACCGTCCAATGGTCCGACTGGCCCACCGGACATCCCGGC CCTATTGGAGAATGGATGGCCAAGTGCCCCTACGACAGTTGCACTCAAGTCGACGCAACCACACTTGAATGGTTTTGTATAGCTCAACACAATTATGATGCTGATACCAAAAAATGGCCTACTGAGATTTTGACCGAGTTACAAGACCGTCAATGGACATTCACTCTCCCCACGGACCTTCCCTCCG GGGCCTACCTCATTCGACACGAGCTCATTGCCCTTCACAACAGTACTGGGCCCACCCCCGATCTTGTCTCGTCCCCTCAACACTATCCCATCGGTATCGAGATCATTCTTGAATCGTCTGGCACCACTCTCCCTACCTTGACTTGCAAGTTCCCCGGTTGTTTCTCTCACGACGACTATGAGTGGCACCACAGCATCTGGGATGACGGGTGGCAAGGTCTCTTAGTAAATTGGGAATTTCCTGGCATCGCCGTTTACCCTGGTGGTTACAC GACTGGCGTGGTCAACGGGGCATCTGCTGCCGCCAGGCACAAAAcgtcgtcctcctcttcttcctcctctccctcttcttcgtcatctgtCGCGTCTTCTGATGATGCGTCAGGCTCTACTGCTTCCTCGGGTGTCGTCGCTGATAACGCTTCCACCACAaatcctccatcatcttccagtaTCAACGCTGTCTCTGCTATGGCCCCCG GCAAGAAAACTTGCAAGCGCAAGAAACGTAGCAACACTGCTGGTCGGAAGCGTCACATTCAGCGTTCCAGAGTTGCTCACTTTGACAGACATTGA
- a CDS encoding anion transporter produces the protein MSPTRRHPQISPRSHPPLSPTLSRTTTRPRPVPPPNPPEPPLTLLHPSQSLPTSPDELRRSYQDFNRTGTKRSWVWSIGRGMRRDVVSRLPWYWSDWVDAWNYRVIPSTWFIFFANVYRSALPEILEVYLIPSLGFAGSGIFARSHCKVKPQPLEAVDYAHCNPTLRMQETTGQYGVQEVLLASFMAAFMASFFGGQPLLISGVTGPITVFNKTIYDIFEKNKTDGPVYLHFVGWVYLWAAIFHWVAAILNAVQGLKYVTRFSCETFGFYVSAVYVQYGIQVVTRQFRQTSTTSAFLGIILALITLVLPHYFNALARSGYVNKQFRRFCADYGMPITIIAVTGLAYWGRFDQYILEDGMTLPTTTSSFKPAGDRTWLVRFWQLEGKWVGVAFPFGLVLFILFYFDANVSSLIAQGAEYPLKKPAAFHWDFFILGITTFIAGLLGIPAPNGLIPQAPLHTASLVIMGYEDASSASSDVTLHTGEEGNQAVQLDQMEGGGVKGNNAMGNDGHSTKRRRMSNGIGERKIDKRREIPVAVVEQRVSNLAQGCLCLILMTKPFEHVLGLIPKGVLAGLFWYMGSDALLSSGVTAKMLYLVRDRRATSPSEPLRRVRKSRIIIFTAIELIGFGATFAITQTIAAIGFPVIIMLLVPLRWFLVPRLGFTEEELGILDGAVASEFTMESVGGSR, from the exons ATGTCTCCCACTCGCAGACATCCGCAGATATCCCCGCgttctcatcctcccctctctccgACTCTATCGAGAACAACAACTCGTCCCCGCCCTGTACCCCCTCCCAATCCACCAGAGCCTCCTCTGACGCTACTCCATCCGTCACAGTCACTTCCTACTTCTCCTGATGAACTTAGGCGCTCATATCAAGACTTTAACCGCACTGGGACGAAGAGGTCGTGGGTATGGAGCATTGGTAGGGGTATGCGCAGAGATGTTGTCAGTCGGTTGCCCTGGTATTGGAGTGATTGGGTCGATGCTTGGAATTATAGGGTCATACCTTCTACCTGG TTCATTTTCTTTGCAAATGTATATAGGTCGGCCTTACCTGAGATTTTAGAAGTCTACCTAATACCTTCCTTAGGTTTTGCCGGGTCTGGCATTTTCGCTAGATCTCATTGTAAGGTCAAACCACAGCCTCTCGAAGCTGTAGATTATGCTCACTGTAACCCAACGCTTCGCATGCAGGAAACAACAGGACAATATGGCGTCCAGGAAGTATTGCTTGCATCT TTTATGGCGGCGTTTATGGCATCCTTTTTTGGGGGGCAACCACTACTGATCTCTGGGGTCACAGGTCCCATCACAGTCTTCAACAAGACCATCTATGACATATTTGAAAAGAACAAGACAGATGGGCCCGTTTATCTTCACTTCGTTGGATGGGTTTATCTCTGGGCTGCCATATTTCACTGGGTCGCTGCCATCCTTAATG CTGTTCAGGGTCTCAAGTATGTTACGAGATTCTCCTGCGAAACATTCGGATTTTATGTATCTGCCGTCTATGTGCAATATGGAATCCAGGTTGTAACACGCCAATTCAGACAAACTTCAACAACGAGTGCCTTTCTCGGCATTAT CCTTGCCCTTATAACGCTTGTCCTGCCTCATTACTTTAACGCTCTCGCGAGGTCCGGCTATGTCAACAAGCAATTTCGGAGGTTCTGTGCAGATTATGGGATGCCAATCACAATCATAGCCGTCACGGGTCTAGCGTACTGGGGCAGATTTGATCA GTACATCTTGGAAGACGGCATGACTCTGCCCACGACGACTTCATCATTCAAGCCCGCTGGAGATAGAACCTGGCTAGTACGCTTTTGGCAGTTGGAGGGGAAGTGGGTTGGTGTCGCATTTCCTTTTGGTCTAGTACTCTTTATTCTTTTCTACTTTGACGCAAATGTATCG TCATTGATTGCACAAGGTGCAGAATATCCCCTGAAGAAACCTGCGGCATTCCATTGGGACTTTTTTATACTTGGTATTACAACTTTCATTGCAGGATTACTTGGTATTCCTGCTCCTAACG GTCTTATTCCGCAAGCACCACTGCATACAGCTTCCTTAGTCATTATGGGCTACGAGGACGCCTCCAGTGCGTCTTCCGATGTCACTCTTCAtactggagaagaaggaaaccAGGCTGTCCAACTTGATCAAATGGAAGGTGGCGGAGTCAAAGGCAATAATGCTATGGGAAATGATGGTCACTCGACAAAACGAAGACGTATGAGCAACGGGATTGGCGAGCGGAAAATAGATaagagaagggaaattCCTGTGGCAGTTGTCGAGCAACGGGTATCTAACCTGGCTCAAGGATGCCTCT GCCTTATTCTCATGACCAAGCCATTCGAACACGTTTTGGGTCTTATCCCCAAAGGCGTCTTAGCTGGCCTATTC TGGTATATGGGCTCGgacgctcttctttcctccgGAGTCACTGCTAAAATGCTGTATTTGGTCCGGGATCGACGCGcaacctctccttcagaaCCTTTGCGTCGCGTACGGAAGTCTAGGATAATAATATTCACTGCAATTGAACTGATAGGTTTTGGCGCTACATTTGCTATCACGCAA ACAATTGCAGCAATCGGTTTTCCCGTTATCATCATGCTACTTGTCCCTCTGAGGTGGTTTTTAGTTCCTCGGCTTGGATTTaccgaggaagagctgggGATCCTAGACGGCGCCGTTGCTAGTGAATTC ACTATGGAGTCTGTCGGGGGATCTCGTTGA
- a CDS encoding capsular associated protein, whose protein sequence is MPPQSFPLTIAPQTQRLAIRAALAILGLFILRALFSSSSSPEEIKSHGVLERVYSTDKYLDVSKYQFLQSRMGRDDRTSMFDEEVKEGMLDFWNRYQKPFITGKSSAHLDTQVMRSVIDELLQFHGWVASACPTLVRPFGQNTREDRYEDLAAKDHLYYIAIVIHSADHFLVDQLAIIVQLARRLGTRNIFVSMLDHASTDSTPTLSDLCEAVMTILGIAFRIRRVPPMTVDPSAAYYPLEEAEARNLALEPLHELWKKRSIKFHKVIWLKGFTCPNDVLESLRVSELNNAAMVCGMDWAEHNGFFIFSDRWRTRDIEGNLFRAAKSNSKPEAGPPRDKAGTERFSHHLPFQSFCCESGTHVVDPEQSYYRNIHYRASSSAHNISIAQEPPKWDPEMSCMDSTQMWFCRDLWTDAAKGGLKDGSKRKGHIKYSGHKRDVIPVDAKKIEKREAQPEPEPEPEPIASPGEDEDSGTDLDAMNEEASDNAPEPLTPQELPASAFLIPNSAFTPARILINPRCITTYGGVSHTQLAFDLFGGPHEDESAHEGGNYILEDWAGPPDSFVCQEMKTTGGRTAPKSQRRVGFLLQNEVGI, encoded by the exons ATGCCCCCACAATCTTTCCCCTTAACCATCGCCCCTCAAACACAGCGGCTTGCCATTCGTGCAGCTCTCGCAATCTTGggtctcttcatcctcaggGCGcttttctcatcatccagcTCGCCAGAAGAGATCAAGTCCCATGGTGTTTTGGAGCGTGTATACTCGACGGACAAGTACTTGGACGTATCGAAGTACCAGTTCTTACAGTCCAGAATGGGCAGAGACGACCGCACGTCGATGTTCGATGAAGAGGTCAAAGAGGGAATGTTGGACTTTTGGAACAGGTATCAAAAGCCCTTCATCACAGGGAAAAGCTCAGCGCACCTTGATACGCAAGTGATGCGGTCAGTGATTGACGAACTGCTTCAGTTCCACGGATGGGTAGCTTCAGCCTGTCCCACCCTGGTCAGACCATTCGGTCAAAACACAAGGGAAGATCGGTACGAAGACCTGGCAGCCAAGGATCATTTGTACTATATCGCGATTGTCATTCACTCTGCTGATCACTTCCTGGTTGACCAGCTTGCCATTATTGTCCAACTTGCTCGCCGACTTGGTACACGAAATATCTTTGTCTCAATGCTTGACCACGCGTCTACGGACTCCACCCCTACTCTCTCTGACCTCTGTGAAGCTGTCATGACTATTCTTGGTATTGCCTTCCGCATTAGGCGTGTACCTCCCATGACAGTGGATCCATCTGCCGCATACTACCCCCtcgaagaagctgaagcaAGGAATTTGGCTCTTGAGCCTTTGCATGAActctggaagaagagaagtaTCAAGTTCCATAAAGTCATCTGGTTGAAAGGTTTCACTTGCCCCAATGACGTGTTGGAGAGCTTGAGGGTCAGTGAACTCAACAACGCCGCCATGGTCTGTGGTATGGATTGGGCGGAGCACAATggcttcttcattttctctgACCG ATGGAGAACGAGAGATATTGAAGGAAATCTTTTCCGGGCAGCCAAATCGAACTCTAAACCTGAGGCTGGTCCTCCAAGAGACAAAGCTGGTACCGAGCGATTCTCCCACCATCTTCCGTTCCAGAGTTTCTGCTGCGAATCCGGTACTCACGTCGTGGATCCCGAGCAATCTTACTACCGCAACATCCATTATCgcgcttcttcatctgcccACAATATCTCTATCGCGCAGGAACCTCCTAAATGGGATCCTGAAATGTCGTGCATGGACTCTACACAGATGTGGTTCTGCCGAGATCTGTGGACCGATGCAGCAAAGGGCGGCTTGAAGGATGGTAGCAAACGAAAAGGTCACATCAAGTACAGCGGTCACAAGAGGGATGTAATCCCAGTGGACGCTAAAAAAATTGAGAAACGTGAAGCTCAACCTGAGCCTGAACCTGAGCCTGAGCCTATCGCTTCACCtggagaggacgaggattCTGGTACCGATCTCGACGCTATGAACGAAGAGGCCTCAGATAACGCTCCTGAACCTCTCACGCCCCAGGAGCTCCCTGCGTCTGCGTTCCTCATCCCCAACTCTGCTTTCACTCCCGCCCGGATTCTTATTAACCCTCGATGCATCACCACTTATGGTGGTGTTTCTCACACTCAGTTGGCTTTCGATCTGTTTGGTGGACCccatgaagatgaatcGGCTCACGAGGGTGGGAACTACATTTTGGAAGATTGGGCTGGTCCTCCTGACAGCTTTGTATGTCAAGAAATGAAGACAACCGGGGGAAGGACAGCGCCAAAGAGCCAGAGGAGAGTAGGATTTTTGTTGCAAAACGAA GTTGGGATCTAG
- a CDS encoding calcium activated cation channel, which produces MNQELVKRCRAMIIKLLPVEVGLSQITDATSSVITPEVISSFAKSGGDFGKAVPFALLRVKALFMAEAHNNPADYDENLCRATAAEVLARRIVHNLPIDKLESIMSTRYRYRESDGDESAPSSALEIAVDQHDTIFLSSPEAEHVVNCLWRGDLVQRNNENMDIDYVPYQPGESSSFWAHLNPDRMSVPRYQSTFKIVVWCIFLFVYSQSVQTPLESFNAERNWDGYEIVLYVMALAFLIEETVKMFKIIRIAPKPMATVGFWTIVNFITDCFLLTAFGLRVASLSLATSKDEQAQLLHFRSFQVLSCVAPFIWMKLVGTLQVVVARMLRESTIFFILLAIMGIGFVQSLYALDAADGETGGRGIVINNLIQALLGAPDFDSPSERFGYPFGLIIFYGWNFVATIILVNVLIALFGSAYSDVIDNETDEYLVFFAHKTIDLIRAPDSYVYLAPFNLIEAFLIAPFEWILTGDMYIALNRHTMAVLFFVPLTFIAFFESQISHSKNRSISAYFNEPLTDEEGDPVVENPTCENDDNGEISRTKFEDLISVFPDTTLTEGAGIHREMMMMRKQLDRLEASIRSQG; this is translated from the exons ATGAATCAAGAGCTTGTCAAGCGATGTCGCGCCATGATCATCAAACTTTTACCTGTGGAAGTTGGACTTTCCCAGATTACAGATGCCACTAGTAGTGTCATTACGCCTGAGGTCATTAGCTCTTTCGCCAAATCTGGTGGAGATTTTGGGAAAGCAGTTCCTTTTGC ATTGCTCAGAGTCAAGGCACTGTTCATGGCCGAGGCTCATAACAACCCTGCAGATTACGACGAGAATTTGTGTAGAGCTACAGCGGCAGAGGTACTAGCGCGTAGGATTGTTCATAATCTACCAATTGACAAGTTGGAGAGCATAATGAGCACCAGATACCGGTACCGCGAGAGTGATGGGGATGAATCGGCTCCCAGCAGCGCTCTAGAGATCGCCGTCGATCAGCATGACACA ATTTTCTTGTCTTCACCTGAGGCTGAACATGTCGTGAACTGCCTATGGAGGGGTGACCTAGTCCAAAGAAACAATGAGAATATGGATATCGATTATGTTCCATATCAACCGGGGGAATCCAGTAGCTTCTGGGCCCATCTCAATCCCGACCGTATGTCAGTCCCGAGGTACCAATCAACGTTTAAGATTGTGGTATGGTgcatttttctttttg TCTATTCGCAAAGCGTCCAGACCCCCTTGGAGTCATTCAACGCGGAGAGAAATTGGGATGGTTACGAAATCGTTTTATATGTAATGGCCCTTGCGTTCTTGATCGAAG AGACTGTTAAGATGTTCAAG ATTATACGAATTGCGCCCAAACCAATGGCTACAGTG GGCTTCTGGACCATTGTCAACTTTATTACCGACTGTTTTCTTCTCACAGCATTTGGTCTTCGCGTCGCCAGCCTCAGCCTTGCCACAAGTAAAGATGAACAGGCTCAGCTTTTACATTTCCGGAGCTTCCAAGTTTTGAGTTGCGTGGCGCCCTTCATCTGGATGAAACTG GTTGGGACGCTTCAAGTTGTAGTCGCCAGGATGCT TCGAGAGTCAACTATTTTCTTTATTCT ACTTGCTATAATGGGCATTGGTTTTGTACAG TCGTTATATGCCCTAGACGctgcagatggagaaacTGGGGGCCGAGGTATTGTCATCAATAACCTCATTCAGGCTCTTCTGGG AGCCCCAGATTTTGATTCGCCCTCAGAGCGGTTCGGCTACCCTTTCGGActtatcatcttctacgGATGGAACTTCGTAGCAACCATTATTCTCGTCAACGTTTTGATTGCTCTGTTCGGGTCCGCTTATTCCGACGTGATCGATAATGAGACGGACGAATACCTGGTTTTCTTTGCCCATAAAACTATAGATTTGATCCGTGCACCAGACTCATACGTCTACCTAGCACCCTTCAACCTCATTGAAGCCTTCTTGATCGCCCCGTTTGA ATGGATTCTCACCGGGGATATGTACATAGCGCTTAATCGCCACACCATGgctgttttgttttttgtACCTCTAACATTTATTGCGTTCTTCGAGTCCCAAATATCCCATTCAAAGAATCGTAGTATCAGTGCGTACTTTAACGAGCCTCTAAccgatgaggaaggggatCCTGTTGTGGAAAATCCAACTTGCGAGAATGACGACAATGGAGAGATATCGAGGACGAAGTTTGAAGATCTCATCAGCGTTTTTCCGGA TACTACACTCACTGAAGGCGCCGGAATTCATcgggagatgatgatgatgagaaagcAATTAGATAGGCTCGAAGCTTCTATTAGATCCCAGGGCTAA
- a CDS encoding inositol phosphorylsphingolipid-phospholipase C produces MNSQPASADPNLTLKVLSFNVWGLAIVSKDRRTRIQAIAEYLASSSYDIVCLQELWIYKNYEVVREEVQGNLPFSRFFHTGALGSGLAIFTRFPLIAAHALPYSLSGSPAQAFAGDFFVKKAAGNVVIVHPILGEVEIWNTHMHAAGEHPPDTRQAHRIAQSWQLANAVRGGAAKGRYVFVMGDFNSQPWSIPIAMMRDHAHLTDSFAQVHVSANSEISPPPSPAEALKVYGMTCDSPLNTYSAGKPIPENVLERGGKRLDYIFFGQPAIARRRPLLWKYKDEADGEESHGGDDRSGQGYIESGKPLQDSVSSAPSLRCVDSQVILTNRVPGRLHSYSDHFALFSTFAIDTPNKGKYARKANPQDEPSNLSHSSSSEPLMPILSQSKADPIGSNVYAVRDPFKKHSHSSNPSSPRTSTSSIPKASTIRSALGTLRLYTRISSHTSTAHLRICGLSFLALVGLTVGSAWQPKSWLQPIFTILAGLLGAAAVTFLYTGFIWGRWEVGLLTEVTEEMELELRVVEMEENSVTRVTPSVCSLGLLMWFYASL; encoded by the exons ATGAACTCACAACCGGCCTCCGCAGACCCTAACCTCACTCTCAAGGTCCTGTCTTTTAATGTCTG GGGTCTTGCTATTGTGTCCAAAGATCGCCGTACTCGTATTCAAGCCATTGCGGAATATCTGGCATCTTCAAGTTACGATATTGTCTGTTTGCAGGAACTATGGATTTATAAGAATTATGAAGtggtgagggaagaggtgcAGGGAAACTTGCCTTTCTCGAGGTTCTTCCATAC AGGTGCCCTGGGGTCTGGTCTAGCCATCTTCACTCGCTTTCCCCTTATTGCTGCCCATGCCCTTCCCTACTCTCTTTCTGGTTCCCCAGCGCAAGCTTTTGCAGGAGACTTTTTCGTTAAGAAGGCTGCTGGCAATGTTGTCATAGTACACCCGATTCTTGGGGAAGTGGAAATTTGGAACACCCAT ATGCACGCGGCTGGGGAGCACCCTCCAGACACTCGACAAGCTCATAGGATAGCGCAATCTTGGCAACTTGCTAATGCCGTCCGCGGTGGAGCGGCCAAAGGAAGATATGTCTTTGTC ATGGGCGACTTCAATTCCCAACCTTGGTCAATCCCCATCGCGATGATGCGAGATCATGCTCATCTGACGGACTCTTTTGCACAAGTTCATGTTTCAGCCAATAGCGAAATCTCCCCACCCCCATCTCCTGCTGAAGCTCTCAAGGTGTACGGCATGACGTGCGATTCTCCTTTAAATACTTATTCGGCCGGAAAACCCATACCTGAAAATGTTTTGGAGAGGGGCGGTAAAAGACTGGATtacatcttctttggaCAGCCTGCAATAGCAAGGAGGAGGCCGCTACTTTGGAAATATAAAGATGAGGCcgatggagaggaaagtCATGGGGGGGACGATAGATCTGGCCAAGGATATATTGAGTCCGGGAAACCTTTACAGGATTCTGTATCAAGTGCGCCTTCCTTGCGATGTGTTGACTCCCAGGTCATTCTCACAAACAGGGTGCCTGGACGTTTACATTCCTACTCAGATCATTTCGCCCTATTTTCCACTTTCGCTATAGATACCCCGAACAAGGGAAAATATGCAAGAAAGGCTAATCCTCAAGATGAACCTTCGAACTTATCACACAGCAGTTCATCTGAACCCCTAATGCCTATCCTATCCCAATCAAAGGCGGATCCAATCGGCTCGAACGTTTATGCCGTACGAGATCCATTCAAAAAGCATTCCCATTCGAGCAATCCGAGTTCCCCCCGAACATCTACGTCCTCTATCCCTAAAGCATCCACCATCCGCAGTGCTCTTGGGACCCTTCGTCTCTACACGCGTATTTCAAGCCATACGTCAACGGCGCATCTTCGTATTTGCGGGCTATCATTCTTGGCACTCGTTGGTCTTACCGTAGGTTCAGCGTGGCAGCCGAAGAGCTGGCTGCAACCAATCTTCACAATACTTGCGGGGCTCTTGGGTGCTGCTGCAGTGACCTTTCTATATACGGGCTTCATTTGGGGCAGATGGGAGGTTGGTCTTTTAACTGAAGTAacggaggaaatggaaCTTGAGTTGAGGGttgtggagatggaagagaat AGCGTTACACGTGTGACTCCATCTGTGTGCTCACTAGGTCTATTGATGTGGTTTTATGCGTCGTTATAA
- a CDS encoding pre-rRNA-processing protein PNO1, whose amino-acid sequence MAHKSHRHKALQAQLEAQPTISLISQKTRKPPAPSMDIDQDEDVLISTNTASAPNTTGTSEAPVPAATTSSGFAPLSSASQSTVLKNEFRRIPIPPHRMTPLKRDWVNLYTPMVEMLGLQVRMNPQRKAVELKTSGHTVDSGAIQKGADFVKAYALGFDVNDALALLRLDDLYLDSFEIKDVKTLHGDHLARAIGRIAGEGGKVKFSIENASRTRIVLADTHIHILGSVQNIKIARDAVVSLILGSPPGKVYAHLKAVGARMKQRF is encoded by the exons ATGGCCCACAAATCACACAGACACAAGGCCCTCCAGGCTCAGCTCGAAGCTCAACCTACCATATCCCTTATATCGCAAAAAACTCGAAAGCCTCCCGCCCCGTCGATGGACATTGaccaagatgaagacgtTCTTATCAGTACCAACACTGCTTCGGCCCCTAATACCACTGGTACCTCGGAAGCTCCTGTCCCTGCGGCCACTACATCTTCTGGATTTGCCCCTCTTAGCTCTGCTTCTCAATCCACTGTCCTTAAAAACGAGTTCAGAAGGATCCCTATCCCTCCTCATAGAATGACACCGTTGAAGAGAGACTGGGTCAACCTTTATACACCTATGGTGGAGATGCTTGGTCTTCAAGTCAGAATGAACCCTCAGCGAAAAGCTGTGGAATTGAAG ACTTCGGGACACACTGTGGATTCTGGTGCAATTCAAAAAGGGGCCGACTTTGTCAAGGCCTATGCCCTTGGATTTGATGTCAAT GATGCTTTGGCGCTCTTGAGATTGGACGACTTGTATCTTGACTCTTTTGAGATCAAGGACGTTAAGACATTACATGGAGACCATCTGGCTCGTGCTATTG GTCGTATAGCAGGTGAAGGTGGTAAGGTCAAGTTCTCTATCGAGAATGCCAGTAGAACACGAATTGTTCTGGCCGATAC CCACATCCATATTCTTGGTTCTGTACAAAATATCAAAATTGCGCGAGATGCTGTTGTTTCTCTTATTCTTGGTTCTCCTCCAG GCAAAGTTTACGCGCATCTCAAGGCCGTCGGTGCAAGGATGAAGCAACGTTTTTAG
- a CDS encoding nicotinamide mononucleotide permease, with translation MSTNNHLMATDTIKRDEEWHETSIDNEKEATLELAAQYVPGSEAEKKLLWKIDKRIIPTVWGLYTLSYLDRANIGNAKTGGLEKDFNLTSQQYSIVLLVFFISYVIFEIPSNLFIARVRPSLYLSGLCILWGGVAACMAATTNWSQLAGVRFALGVIEAGFAPGVAFYLSSWYTRYELASRYSLYYTATAISGAFSGLLAGVITENLNGARGLQGWQWLFIIEGCGSSFLGFFTWYIMPDWPSTTKFLSPEERLLAAQRLAHDGLGNTAGAQGHIGHWQAVKMAVVDWRTWMLTALYMLCTGAQTIQYFVPTLIGALGWKGYLGQYRTIPLYACAFCFILAFCWGADYFKAKPLFITVAATMGTIFFIIVTCVTKHMVQYVFLILAFGCVYALPPLILTWVPNILSHPAEKRGVAIALVNALGNSASIYGVFLWPSTDAPRYIPGFSATTVFMALIAVLAQVMFWLVKKYPIEAPDAERVVQEELAKQRGHGKVDIA, from the exons ATGTCCACCAACAATCACTTGATGGCAACAGACACTAtaaagagagatgaagagtggCACGAAACAAGTATCGACAACGAAAAGGAAGCTACCCTCGAGCTTGCCGCACAGTATGTGCCAGGGTCGgaggcagagaagaaactTTTGTGGAAGATCGACAAGAGAATCATCCCTACGGTTTGGGGTCTATATACTCTCTCTTACCTCGATAGGGCCAATATAGG GAATGCCAAAACTGGAGGGCTTGAAAAGGACTTCAATTTAACCTCCCAACAGTACTCTATTGTCCTTCTC GTCTTCTTTATCTCATACGTGATATTTGAAATTCCTTCAAACCTTTTTATCGCACGAGTTCGTCCGTCACTCTATCTTAGTGGCCTTTGTATTCTTTGGGGTGGTGTCGCTGCTTGCATGGCTGCCACAACGAACTGGAGCCAGCTTGCCGGAGTTCGTTTCGCTCTTGGTGTAATCGAGGCTGGTTTTGCCCCTGGTGTGGCCTTTTACTTGTCTTC CTGGTACACACGATACGAGCTTGCCAGTCGATACTCTCTCTATTATACCGCCACCGCCATATCTGGTGCTTTCTCTGGTCTTTTAGCCGGTGTCATT ACGGAGAATCTCAACGGAGCTCGAGGATTGCAAGGCTGGCAGTGGCTCTTC ATTATTGAAGGTTGCGGCTCTTCATTCCTTGGTTTTTTCACTTGGTACATCATGCCCGACTGGCCTTCCACCACCAAGTTCCTGTCACCAGAGGAGCGTTTGCTCGCAGCACAGCGACTTGCCCATGATGGCCTGGGCAACACTGCAGGCGCCCAAGGACATATCGGACATTGGCAAGCTGTGAAAATGGCTGTCGTGGACTGGAGGACTTGGATGCTTACGGCCCTTTATATGCTTTGTACCGGAGCCCAAACAATCCAATACTTCGTTCCTACACTCATCGGCGCTC TTGGGTGGAAAGGATATCTTGGCCAGTACCGAACCATTCCTCTCTATGCGTGCGCCTT CTGTTTCATTCTTGCATTCTGTTGGGGGGCCGATTATTTCAAGGCAAAACCTCTATTTATTACTGTTGCGGCTACGATGGGTaccattttcttcatcattgttACTTGTGTTACCAAGCACATGGTGCAATATGTTTTCCTCATTTTGGCGTTTGGCTGTGTGTACGCGCTCCCGCCTCTC ATTTTAACATGGGTTCCAAACATCTTATCACATCCCGCCGAAAAGCGTGGTGTCGCCATCGCCCTCGTCAATGCTCTGGGTAATAGCGCTTCAATCTATGGTGTCTTCCTTTGGCCTTCCACCGATGCTCCGCGATACATCCCTGGTTTCTCTGCTACCACTGTCTTCATGGCGCTCATCGCAGTGCTTGCTCAGGTCATGTTCTGGCTTGTGAAGAAGTACCCAATTGAAGCACCGGATGCGGAGAGGGTTGTACAAGAAGAACTGGCAAAACAGAGGGGCCATGGGAAGGTCGACATTGCTTAA